The following are encoded together in the Malaya genurostris strain Urasoe2022 chromosome 3, Malgen_1.1, whole genome shotgun sequence genome:
- the LOC131436950 gene encoding pupal cuticle protein Edg-78E-like: MMIKLFVTLTALLALTVAAPAVDDASATILTQENSLEPDGKYAWKFSTSNGIQAEESGQGGQSVQGSASWVGDDGVPIVLTYTADENGYHPQGVHLPTPPPIPDYILRALKYIEAHSQNN, encoded by the exons atgaTGATAAAATTG TTCGTAACTCTCACGGCTCTGCTAGCGCTGACCGTGGCGGCTCCAGCTGTGGACGATGCCAGCGCGACCATTCTGACGCAGGAGAACTCGCTCGAACCGGACGGAAAATACGCATGGAAATTCTCCACCAGTAACGGAATCCAGGCGGAGGAAAGTGGACAGGGAGGTCAATCGGTGCAAGGGTCAGCCTCGTGGGTCGGTGATGATGGTGTTCCGATAGTGCTGACCTACACGGCCGACGAGAATGGGTACCACCCTCAAGGTGTCCATCTGCCGACACCACCACCCATTCCGGATTACATCCTGCGTGCCCTGAAGTACATCGAAGCTCACTCGCAGAACAATTAG